From Rhodamnia argentea isolate NSW1041297 chromosome 10, ASM2092103v1, whole genome shotgun sequence, a single genomic window includes:
- the LOC115730125 gene encoding transcriptional regulator TAC1-like yields the protein MDINQANPEKPEQVFIRAEHDQGPVKSFTCAFCKRGFSNAQALGGHMNIHRRDRAKLRESMEESTLSLAVVPSKNPAAAENHEDERSSNKTPLKGPRTVCPEDKACAQGRDDGVEEERMQLSPSSDRTELDLELRLGHDRPLESSSASAKKLS from the coding sequence atggaTATCAATCAAGCGAATCCAGAAAAGCCAGAGCAAGTATTCATCAGGGCAGAACATGATCAGGGTCCTGTGAAATCCTTCACCTGTGCCTTCTGCAAGCGGGGGTTTTCAAATGCCCAGGCACTTGGAGGTCACATGAACATTCACAGGAGAGACAGGGCCAAGCTGAGGGAGTCCATGGAGGAAAGCACGCTATCGCTTGCAGTTGTCCCGAGCAAGAACCCTGCCGCCGCTGAAAATCACGAAGATGAGAGAAGCAGTAACAAAACCCCCCTGAAAGGGCCACGTACCGTGTGTCCAGAAGATAAGGCATGTGCTCAAGGGAGAGACGACGGTGTTGAAGAAGAGAGGATGCAATTGAGTCCGAGTTCGGACCGGACAGAATTGGACCTTGAACTTCGGCTAGGTCACGACCGCCCTCTTGAGAGCTCCTCAGCAAGTGCTAAAAAACTGTCTTGA